The Clostridium aceticum genomic interval AGGCATCACAGCTGCCGCCCCTGCTTCTACCATTCTTTTTGCTGCCATCAAATCAGGACTCATATAGGGTAGGACAATAAATCCTTCCTTCGCTAGAATTTCTGTGGCTTTGATGGTTTCTTGATTATCTGGTAATAAATATTTGTTGTCGGAAATTACCTCAATCTTGATCCAGTTACCACATCCCATTGCCCTAGCTAATCTCGCTATTCTAACTGCTTCCTCTGCATTCCTAGCTCCTGAAGTGTTGGGCAAGAGAATACAGTTTTGGGGAATATACTCAAGAATATTTTCTTCTCCCCCCTCAAGATCTACTCTTCTCAGTGCCATCGTTACTACTTGGGTACCACAGCCTTTGATCACCTCTGGCATAATTTTGTTATTTGAAAACTTGCCAGTACCAATAAAAAGCCTATTCTCTAAAGAGACCCCTCCAATTGTTAATGCATCCATTTTATCATCTCCTCATTAAACTTCTCTTTCTTCTAAAATCAATCTTAAAACCATATTTGCTTGATGATTGGCTGCTATTGCTACCCTTGGTGCCATCAACCCACAACCTGGCTTTGCTTCTGAAACTTCGTCCCCCACTAAGTAAAGGTTATGCATCACTTTTTTTGTTTGAACTGTATTACTGGAAAAATATCCTGCCATACCAGAGGCAGCTACAATAGGTGTTTGGGGAAGTTTTTCTAATACTGTGTTTACTAACTCTGCTTTACACAAAGGATTGTCAAAGGCCTCCGCAATAATGTCCACCCCTGCAAAACAGTCTTGGATATTTCCTGCATCAAGATAAAGGTTCTTTATCTCCACATTTACAAAAGGATTGATAAGAGAGATGATCTCCTTTATCGCCTCTGTTTTCGGCATCCCTATATGGCTTACAAAGTACTGCTGCCTGTTTAAATTGCTAGGCTCCACCACATCAAAGTCTATCAATACTAGCTTTCCTATACCTACTCTTGCTAAAGAAATGGCTATATTTGAGCCCAAGCCCCCTAGCCCTGCAATACCTACAGCAGCCTTTTTCACTTTTTCATGTACGCCTGGGGTGTGTCTAGCCACCAAGAGGGCTTCCAACTCCTCATGACTGGGGATCTCACCTTTTTTAATAAAACTCACACTGTCCCCTTCCTTTAACAACATATCTTCTTTAATGATGAAACCATTAAGAATAACAACATCCGCATCTTCTTTTACCTGATCTTTTAGTTTAAAAGCTGTCAAGTCCTCTTCTATATATACTGGCTCCTCGTTTAAAAGAATCTTCATTTTTATCCGCCTCCAACAAAGCTTACAATTTCTACTTGATCTCCTGCATTTAAAATGGTTTCAACATACTGTTCCTTTGCAACAATTTCATAATTGACTTCTACCACAACTCTATCTTTATGTAAGTTAAGTTTTTCTAGCAGTTCTATAATTGTGAGACCTCCTGGCAAATTCATTTCCTTACCATTGATAATCATTTCTTTCCCTCCTTAAAAATAATATACATAGGCGTTGGCTTAACACAGTTATTACCAAAATTCTCTTGAACTGTCATCCTGAGCGTAGCGAAGGATCTTGGAGTAGCCAAGAATTTTACTAACACTAAGATCCTTCGACTCCACTTTGCTTCCCTCAGGATGACAAATTAGGAAGCAGCCTGCATGAGAATTGTCATTCCGAGGATAGCGAATGGGTCTTAGATGTATTTCCAAAGAAAAAGGAAGCTTCCCCAATAGAGAAGCTTCCTTTAGATAAAAAGTTTAAGATATCTAAATATCTAAACCATTTCATGTCTTCGTTAAAGTTGCTTTCCTACGGTAGTATTAGCTACATCAGGTTCAAGGGTTAGGATTTTTCCTTCTCAGCCCAAAGGCACCCCTAGCGAAATTATTTAATTAATAGTTTCATTATAGGATAGTATTCTTTCTTTGTAAAGATGGTAAAAAATTCTTTTAAAGACATCTTAACATTTTTTTCTAAAGTTTTTATTGCTTTTTAGTAACAACTCATGTTAAAATGATGATTATTAATTTTATGAATATTGTTGAAGTCGAATGAAGATAGCGGAATATTTTTCTATAGACCGTTATTGGACGAGCCTCTGGAGAGACTCTAATGAGCACCGAAGGGGAAAGCCTTTTAAAGGTGAAACTCTCAGGTAAAAGGACAGGGGATTTTAAGTGTTAGAAAAGGAACCATTGTTTGTGCTATTCCCATAGCCCTATAATGGCGTTTTCTTGCATTTAAAATCCTTGTTGCCAGAGACTAGATAATTTTATTTGGTCTTTTGTCTTTTTTTGTAGCAAAAAATTTACTATTTTTATAAAGGAGTGATGAATAAAATGAAAGCATTTATTAGTGTAGTAGGTGAAGATAAAATTGGTATCATTCATGGCGTAACCTCTGTATTGAAAAAAAGCAGTGTGAATGTTTTAGACATCAATCAAACACTGCTTCAAAATAATTTTGCCATGGTAATGTTGGTGGACCTTGAAAAAATGACCATCGATTTTAAACAGCTTAAAGACGACTTAGCTGATGCTGGCAAAGAAATAGGTGTTGCTATCAAAATCCAGCATGAAGATATCTTCAATACCATGCATAATATCTAAAAAAAGTTAGGGGTTGAACTGAATGATTAATTTTCATAACATCATGGAAACCATCAAAATGATTGAAAAGGAAAAGTTAGATATAAGAACGATTACTATGGGAATTTCTCTTTTAGATTGTTGTGATACTTCAGGCGAACAAGCTAGAAAAAAAATCTATGATAAAATTACAAGATATGCAGAAAATCTGGTAAAAGTAGGAGAAGAAATCGAAACAGAATATGGTATTCCTATCATCAATAAAAGAATTTCCGTTACGCCTATGGCCCTTATAGCTCAAGCCAGTGAAGACAAAAGCTATGTAGCCTTTGCAGAAGTATTAGATCGAGCAGCGGCTACTGTAGGTGTTAATTTTATAGGAGGCTTCTCAGCCCTCGTTCAAAAAGGCTACTCACGGGGAGATAAGATCCTTATCGAGTCTATCCCTGAAGCTTTGGCAGTAACA includes:
- a CDS encoding thiazole synthase, translating into MDALTIGGVSLENRLFIGTGKFSNNKIMPEVIKGCGTQVVTMALRRVDLEGGEENILEYIPQNCILLPNTSGARNAEEAVRIARLARAMGCGNWIKIEVISDNKYLLPDNQETIKATEILAKEGFIVLPYMSPDLMAAKRMVEAGAAAVMPLGSPIGTNRGIRTKELIEILIEEIPLPIVVDAGIGKPSEAAEAMEMGAEAVLVNTAIATSDDPIRMAEAFSLAVKAGRLAYLSKMAPEKRWAQASSPLTGFLSEGDRS
- the thiF gene encoding sulfur carrier protein ThiS adenylyltransferase ThiF, whose amino-acid sequence is MKILLNEEPVYIEEDLTAFKLKDQVKEDADVVILNGFIIKEDMLLKEGDSVSFIKKGEIPSHEELEALLVARHTPGVHEKVKKAAVGIAGLGGLGSNIAISLARVGIGKLVLIDFDVVEPSNLNRQQYFVSHIGMPKTEAIKEIISLINPFVNVEIKNLYLDAGNIQDCFAGVDIIAEAFDNPLCKAELVNTVLEKLPQTPIVAASGMAGYFSSNTVQTKKVMHNLYLVGDEVSEAKPGCGLMAPRVAIAANHQANMVLRLILEEREV
- the thiS gene encoding sulfur carrier protein ThiS yields the protein MIINGKEMNLPGGLTIIELLEKLNLHKDRVVVEVNYEIVAKEQYVETILNAGDQVEIVSFVGGG
- a CDS encoding ACT domain-containing protein produces the protein MKAFISVVGEDKIGIIHGVTSVLKKSSVNVLDINQTLLQNNFAMVMLVDLEKMTIDFKQLKDDLADAGKEIGVAIKIQHEDIFNTMHNI